The Streptomyces sp. NL15-2K genome contains a region encoding:
- a CDS encoding GNAT family N-acetyltransferase, with amino-acid sequence MDFAYIQVKTVREADQELVDAFGRMLPQLSSTARPLDLEALNRILACEANTLLLARAGGLAVGTLTLVMFPVPSGLRARIEDVVVDGAARGRGVAGLLIREALRLAGEAGARTVDLTSRPDREAANRVYERLGFRARASTVYRVALED; translated from the coding sequence ATGGATTTCGCATACATCCAGGTGAAGACCGTCCGGGAAGCGGACCAAGAACTCGTCGACGCCTTCGGCCGGATGCTGCCGCAGCTGTCCTCGACCGCCAGGCCCCTCGACCTCGAGGCACTCAACCGCATCCTGGCCTGCGAGGCGAACACGTTGCTCCTCGCCCGGGCCGGCGGCCTCGCGGTCGGCACGCTGACCCTGGTGATGTTCCCTGTGCCGTCCGGACTGCGGGCCCGTATCGAGGACGTCGTCGTGGACGGGGCGGCGCGGGGGCGAGGCGTGGCTGGGCTGTTGATCCGGGAGGCGCTGCGGCTGGCCGGGGAGGCCGGGGCGCGGACCGTCGATCTCACCTCGCGGCCGGACCGGGAGGCGGCGAATCGGGTGTATGAGCGGCTGGGGTTCCGGGCCAGGGCGTCGACGGTATACCGGGTGGCTCTGGAGGACTGA
- a CDS encoding CDP-alcohol phosphatidyltransferase family protein produces the protein MALNNTYDARLVQQETAVGAGLQILLLALLGTAIGMGPAGWLTGLAFAIATWAVLSRALHRTRPRSFGPANRVTLGRATLVGAVTALVADSFESSPPVTLFVGLTAVALILDGVDGKVARATGTSTPLGARFDMEVDAFLILVLSVYVSMSLGPWVLLIGAMRYGFVAAARALPWLNAPLPPSTARKTVAALQGILLLLAASNLLPYVATFAVVATALGLLVWSFGRDILWLWRTWRSQKAEAADASEMSEVAEVADVLELVSECREPVAS, from the coding sequence GTGGCCCTGAACAACACTTACGACGCGAGGCTGGTCCAGCAGGAGACCGCGGTGGGAGCGGGCCTGCAGATCCTGCTGCTGGCCCTGCTCGGCACGGCGATCGGCATGGGCCCGGCGGGCTGGTTGACCGGCCTCGCCTTCGCCATCGCGACCTGGGCGGTGCTCTCGCGTGCCCTGCATCGCACGCGGCCGCGCTCCTTCGGCCCCGCCAACCGGGTCACCCTCGGCCGGGCGACCCTGGTCGGCGCTGTGACGGCGCTGGTCGCGGACTCCTTCGAGAGCTCACCGCCGGTGACGCTCTTCGTTGGGCTGACGGCGGTGGCCCTGATCCTCGACGGGGTCGACGGCAAGGTCGCCCGCGCCACCGGCACCTCCACCCCGCTGGGCGCCCGCTTCGACATGGAGGTCGACGCGTTCCTCATCCTGGTGCTCAGCGTGTACGTCTCGATGTCGCTGGGCCCGTGGGTCCTGCTGATCGGCGCCATGCGCTACGGCTTCGTCGCAGCGGCCCGCGCCCTGCCCTGGCTCAACGCGCCCCTGCCGCCCAGCACGGCCCGCAAGACGGTGGCCGCGCTCCAGGGCATCCTGCTGCTCCTGGCCGCGTCCAACCTCCTCCCGTACGTGGCGACGTTCGCGGTCGTCGCAACGGCGCTGGGCCTGCTGGTCTGGTCGTTCGGGCGGGACATCCTGTGGCTGTGGCGGACGTGGCGGTCGCAGAAGGCTGAGGCAGCTGACGCTTCAGAGATGTCTGAGGTTGCTGAGGTGGCTGACGTGCTCGAGCTGGTGTCCGAGTGTCGGGAGCCGGTGGCGTCCTGA
- a CDS encoding zinc-binding alcohol dehydrogenase, translated as MKRTARAFWLSSPGQGEIRDVTLPDPAEDEVVVRSLYSGVSRGTETLVFRGGVPESQYAAMRAPFQEGDFPGPVKYGYLNVGSVEEGPEDLVGRTVFCLYPHQSRYVVPASAVTPVPESVPAERAMLAGTLETAVNALWDAAPLVGDRIAVVGGGMVGSSVAALLARFPGVRVQLVDADPARAKTAEALGVDFASPGDALGDCDLVVHASATEQGLARSLELLTAEGTVLELSWYGDRRISLPLGEAFHSRRLVLRSSQVGSVSPARRSSRTYADRLALALDLLGDPALDALVTGECAFEELPDVLPRLASGEIPALCHRVRYDGRA; from the coding sequence ATGAAGCGCACCGCACGTGCGTTCTGGCTCAGCTCCCCGGGGCAGGGCGAGATACGCGACGTGACCCTGCCGGATCCCGCCGAGGACGAGGTCGTCGTCCGCTCGCTGTACTCCGGAGTCAGCCGCGGCACGGAGACCCTCGTCTTCCGCGGCGGGGTGCCGGAGAGTCAGTACGCGGCCATGCGGGCGCCGTTCCAGGAGGGCGACTTCCCGGGACCGGTGAAGTACGGCTATCTCAACGTCGGGTCGGTGGAGGAGGGACCGGAGGACCTCGTCGGCCGGACCGTCTTCTGCCTCTACCCGCACCAGAGCCGATACGTCGTTCCGGCGAGCGCCGTGACGCCGGTACCGGAGTCCGTGCCCGCCGAGCGCGCGATGCTGGCCGGCACCCTGGAGACCGCCGTGAACGCCCTGTGGGACGCCGCGCCGCTGGTCGGCGACCGGATCGCGGTGGTCGGCGGCGGCATGGTCGGCAGCTCGGTGGCCGCGCTGCTCGCCCGCTTCCCGGGCGTGCGCGTGCAGTTGGTGGACGCCGACCCCGCCCGGGCCAAGACCGCCGAGGCACTCGGCGTCGACTTCGCGTCGCCCGGCGACGCCCTCGGCGACTGCGACCTCGTCGTCCACGCCAGCGCCACCGAACAGGGCCTCGCCCGCTCTCTCGAACTCCTCACCGCCGAGGGCACCGTCCTTGAGCTCAGCTGGTACGGCGACCGGCGGATCAGTCTGCCGCTCGGCGAGGCCTTCCACTCCCGGCGCCTGGTCCTGCGCAGCAGCCAGGTCGGCTCCGTCTCCCCGGCCCGCCGCTCCAGCCGTACCTACGCCGACCGGCTCGCCCTCGCGCTCGACCTGCTCGGCGATCCGGCCCTCGACGCCCTCGTCACCGGCGAGTGCGCCTTCGAGGAGCTGCCGGACGTGCTGCCGCGGCTGGCTTCCGGCGAGATCCCCGCGCTGTGCCACCGGGTCCGCTACGACGGCCGCGCCTGA
- a CDS encoding IS110 family transposase, whose protein sequence is MLLIGDDWAEDHHDVEVQDEAGRKLAVARLSEGVEGIAKLHELVAKHGGEDLDPAGVVIGIETDRGSWVQALIASGYRVYAINPRQAARFKERYGSSGAKSDKGDAHALADMVRIDRDQLRPVAGDSEQAQAVKVVARAHQTLIWERTRTFQRLRSTLREYFPAALHAYADLTLTSTDALELLIKAPTPQAGAKLTRTQITAVLARARRHNRDAKAATIITALREKQLGLPEPVTAAYAATATAHAKLLIALNEQITDLEGQVKAHFLKHPDAEIYLSMPGIAEITGARVLAEFGDDPTRYASAKARKNYAGTSPITRASGKSHTVQARYVRNNRLADALQTQAFSALRASPGARRYYDKQRAREAGYNPALRQLGNRLVGILHGCLKTRTLYDEATAWSHHAHTPAT, encoded by the coding sequence TTGCTGCTGATCGGCGATGACTGGGCCGAAGACCACCATGATGTCGAGGTCCAGGACGAGGCGGGCCGGAAACTGGCCGTGGCGAGGCTGTCCGAGGGCGTGGAGGGGATCGCGAAGCTGCACGAGCTCGTTGCGAAGCACGGCGGCGAGGACCTTGATCCGGCCGGGGTGGTGATCGGGATCGAGACCGACCGTGGTTCGTGGGTGCAGGCGCTGATCGCCTCCGGCTACCGGGTCTATGCCATCAACCCCCGGCAGGCCGCCCGGTTCAAGGAGCGGTACGGCTCCTCCGGTGCCAAGAGCGACAAGGGCGACGCGCACGCGCTGGCCGACATGGTCCGCATCGACCGGGACCAGCTGCGTCCGGTGGCCGGGGACAGCGAGCAGGCCCAGGCCGTCAAGGTCGTCGCCCGCGCCCACCAGACCTTGATCTGGGAACGCACCCGCACGTTCCAGCGGCTGCGCAGCACGCTGCGCGAGTACTTCCCCGCCGCCCTGCACGCCTACGCGGATCTCACGCTGACCAGCACGGACGCGCTAGAACTGCTGATCAAGGCCCCCACCCCGCAGGCCGGGGCAAAGCTGACCCGCACCCAGATCACCGCCGTCCTGGCCCGCGCCCGCCGGCACAACCGGGACGCGAAGGCAGCCACGATCATCACCGCGCTGCGCGAGAAGCAACTCGGCCTGCCCGAGCCGGTCACCGCCGCCTACGCGGCCACCGCCACCGCCCACGCGAAGCTGCTGATCGCGCTGAACGAGCAGATAACCGACCTGGAAGGGCAGGTGAAGGCCCATTTTCTGAAGCACCCGGACGCTGAGATCTACCTCTCGATGCCCGGCATCGCGGAGATCACCGGCGCCCGGGTGCTCGCCGAGTTCGGGGACGACCCCACCCGCTACGCGTCCGCGAAGGCCCGCAAGAACTACGCCGGCACCAGCCCGATCACCCGGGCTTCCGGCAAGAGCCACACCGTCCAGGCCCGCTACGTCCGCAACAACCGCCTCGCCGACGCGCTGCAGACCCAGGCGTTCTCCGCCCTGCGGGCATCACCCGGCGCCCGTCGCTACTACGACAAGCAACGCGCCCGCGAAGCCGGCTACAACCCCGCCCTGCGGCAGCTCGGCAACCGCCTCGTCGGCATCCTCCACGGATGCCTCAAGACCCGAACCCTCTACGACGAAGCGACCGCCTGGTCACACCACGCCCACACCCCTGCCACTTGA
- a CDS encoding 6-carboxytetrahydropterin synthase — MFSITVRDHIMIAHSFRGEVFGPAQRLHGATFLVDATFRREQLDDDNIVVDIGLATQELGAVVSELNYRNLDNEPDFAGINTSTEFLAKVIADRLAERVHKGALGEGAKGLAGLTVTLHESHVAWASYERAL, encoded by the coding sequence TTGTTCAGCATCACCGTCCGCGATCACATCATGATCGCCCACAGCTTCCGCGGCGAGGTCTTCGGGCCCGCGCAGCGCCTGCACGGAGCGACGTTCCTCGTGGACGCCACATTCCGGCGCGAACAGCTGGACGACGACAACATCGTCGTCGACATCGGACTGGCAACTCAGGAACTGGGAGCCGTAGTCAGCGAGCTGAACTACCGCAACCTCGACAACGAGCCCGACTTCGCCGGAATCAACACCTCCACGGAGTTCCTGGCCAAGGTCATCGCCGACCGCCTCGCCGAGCGCGTCCACAAGGGTGCGCTGGGCGAGGGCGCCAAGGGCCTGGCGGGCCTCACCGTCACCCTGCACGAGTCGCACGTCGCCTGGGCGAGTTACGAGCGTGCCCTGTGA
- a CDS encoding glycosyltransferase family 4 protein has translation MTDVTLEKVEQTAPNGMEQRLAYVPVQHSALKNAEIIPMSLSSVHFVMPGGVDDPSAPSGGNAYDRRVSLDLPGFGWQVHQHAVPGEWPRPGVAARTELARVLANLPDDTVVLLDGLVACGVPEIIVPEAERLRLVVLVHLPLGDETGLEPALAAELDAKERAVLRAVPAVVATSDWAVRRLVSHHGLAPDRVHVATPGADIAPLASGTDGVSRLLCVAAVTPRKGQHRLVEALAAVTDLPWSCVCVGGLGHDPQYVAGLQVLIRKYGLQDRLHLAGPQAGAQLDASYAAADLMVLASYAETYGMAVTEALARGIPVLATDVGGVAEAVGRAPDGGVPGILVPPEDPAALAAELRGWFGEADVRRRLKAAARGRRAALGGWAATARSLAGVLGRLPNEPRRAA, from the coding sequence GTGACCGACGTGACCCTGGAAAAGGTGGAGCAGACGGCGCCCAACGGCATGGAGCAGCGGCTCGCCTACGTGCCCGTGCAGCACTCCGCCCTGAAGAACGCCGAGATCATCCCCATGTCGCTGAGTTCCGTGCACTTCGTCATGCCGGGCGGCGTCGACGACCCGAGCGCGCCCAGCGGCGGCAACGCCTACGACCGGCGCGTGAGTCTGGACCTGCCGGGCTTCGGCTGGCAGGTGCACCAGCACGCCGTGCCCGGCGAGTGGCCCCGCCCGGGGGTCGCCGCCCGTACGGAACTCGCCCGTGTCCTGGCCAACCTGCCGGACGACACGGTCGTCCTGCTCGACGGGCTGGTCGCCTGCGGTGTCCCCGAGATCATCGTCCCCGAGGCGGAGCGGCTGCGGCTCGTCGTCCTCGTCCACCTGCCGCTCGGCGACGAGACGGGACTGGAGCCGGCGCTGGCGGCGGAACTGGACGCCAAGGAGCGGGCCGTCCTGCGGGCCGTGCCCGCGGTCGTCGCCACCAGCGACTGGGCGGTGCGCCGCCTCGTCTCCCATCACGGGCTCGCCCCCGACCGGGTCCATGTCGCCACGCCCGGCGCCGACATCGCCCCCCTCGCCTCCGGCACCGACGGCGTCTCGCGCCTGCTGTGCGTCGCCGCCGTGACCCCGCGCAAGGGGCAGCACCGGCTGGTGGAGGCTCTCGCCGCGGTGACCGACCTGCCGTGGAGCTGCGTCTGTGTCGGCGGACTGGGGCACGACCCGCAGTATGTGGCCGGACTCCAGGTCCTGATCCGGAAGTACGGCCTCCAGGACCGCCTGCACCTCGCGGGCCCGCAGGCCGGCGCCCAACTCGACGCCAGCTACGCCGCCGCCGACCTCATGGTCCTCGCCTCCTACGCCGAGACCTACGGCATGGCGGTGACGGAGGCACTGGCGCGCGGCATCCCGGTGCTCGCCACGGACGTCGGGGGCGTCGCGGAGGCGGTCGGCCGCGCCCCCGACGGCGGCGTGCCCGGCATTCTCGTCCCGCCGGAGGACCCCGCCGCCCTCGCCGCCGAACTGCGCGGCTGGTTCGGCGAGGCGGACGTACGGCGCCGCTTGAAGGCGGCCGCACGAGGCCGACGGGCCGCCCTGGGGGGTTGGGCGGCCACGGCCCGCAGTCTGGCCGGAGTACTGGGCCGACTGCCGAACGAACCCAGGAGGGCGGCATGA
- a CDS encoding class I SAM-dependent methyltransferase yields MRKMAMTQHAGRIPAQPGPREAAESTETLASRTESTQTVVAGAESAAAWMAGAEPVETETVIPGAGPILRAGERPTVRLRDAGPDDPPRYAPEWLELREGADAAARAPELLDPLRIRLANLPGRADGVVVHDLGCGTGSMGRWLASRLDGPQHWILHDRDPYLLHFAAVASPRSSADGSRVTVETRRGDVARLTPDALAGASLVTASALLDVLTREEIHALAAACTGAGCPALLTLSVAGRVELTPSDPLDEEIAEAFNEHQRRDGLLGPDAVNVACEAFSERGATVRLHPSPWRLGPAESVLTAQWLRGWVGAAVEQRPELKARAERYLRERLEACAAGELRVVVHHSDLLALSRPTGGAS; encoded by the coding sequence ATGAGGAAGATGGCGATGACACAGCACGCGGGCAGGATTCCGGCCCAGCCCGGGCCGCGGGAAGCCGCCGAGTCGACGGAGACCTTGGCGTCCCGTACCGAGTCGACGCAAACCGTCGTGGCGGGCGCCGAGTCGGCCGCAGCCTGGATGGCCGGTGCCGAGCCGGTGGAAACCGAAACCGTCATCCCCGGCGCCGGCCCCATCCTCCGCGCCGGCGAGCGGCCCACCGTACGACTGCGGGACGCGGGCCCCGACGACCCGCCGCGCTACGCCCCGGAGTGGCTGGAGCTGCGGGAGGGCGCCGACGCGGCCGCGCGGGCGCCGGAGCTGCTCGATCCGCTGCGGATCCGGCTCGCCAATCTGCCGGGACGGGCCGACGGGGTGGTCGTGCACGACCTGGGCTGCGGCACGGGTTCGATGGGCCGCTGGCTGGCCTCCCGCCTGGACGGCCCCCAGCACTGGATCCTGCACGACCGCGATCCCTACCTGCTCCACTTCGCCGCTGTCGCCTCCCCGCGCTCGTCCGCCGACGGCAGCCGGGTCACGGTGGAGACCCGGCGCGGTGACGTCGCCCGGCTCACCCCCGACGCCCTGGCCGGCGCCTCGCTGGTGACGGCCTCCGCGCTGCTCGATGTCCTCACCCGCGAGGAGATCCACGCTCTCGCCGCCGCCTGCACCGGCGCCGGCTGCCCGGCCCTGCTGACGCTCTCCGTGGCCGGCCGCGTGGAACTGACCCCGTCCGACCCGCTGGACGAGGAGATCGCCGAGGCGTTCAACGAGCATCAGCGCCGGGACGGACTGCTGGGCCCGGACGCCGTCAACGTGGCGTGCGAGGCCTTCTCCGAACGCGGTGCGACCGTACGGCTGCACCCGAGCCCCTGGCGGCTCGGCCCCGCCGAGTCCGTGCTGACGGCACAGTGGCTGCGCGGCTGGGTCGGCGCGGCCGTCGAACAGCGCCCCGAGTTGAAGGCCCGCGCGGAACGGTATCTGCGGGAGCGACTCGAAGCCTGCGCGGCGGGGGAGCTGAGGGTCGTGGTCCACCACAGCGACCTGCTCGCGCTGTCCCGGCCCACGGGCGGGGCGTCATGA
- a CDS encoding creatininase family protein, with protein MSGSGIRSAAYGLVPADTTEDVRTRAAGVSTQVAVLPVGSFEQHGPYLPLATDTLVACAVAREIAAAYPVHLLPPVTIACSHEHADWPGTVSISSVTLHAVVRDIAASLRRSGVEALVVVNGHGGNYVLGNVVQESSARGERMALFPAPEDWEAARERAGVATSLLTDMHAGEIETSILLHAHPELVRPGYESADFVADDRRHLLTAGMSAYTDSGVIGRPSLGSAEKGKELLASLADSFESYFSLLTSTPEQ; from the coding sequence ATGAGTGGTTCGGGAATACGGTCGGCGGCATACGGTCTGGTGCCGGCGGACACTACGGAAGACGTACGGACGCGCGCGGCGGGCGTCTCAACGCAGGTGGCCGTTCTTCCGGTCGGCAGCTTCGAGCAGCACGGCCCGTACCTCCCGCTGGCGACCGACACGCTCGTCGCCTGCGCCGTCGCACGGGAGATCGCCGCCGCGTACCCCGTGCACCTCCTTCCTCCGGTGACCATCGCCTGCTCGCACGAGCACGCGGACTGGCCGGGAACCGTCAGCATCTCCTCCGTGACCCTTCACGCGGTGGTACGGGACATAGCGGCGTCGCTGCGCCGGTCGGGCGTCGAGGCCCTGGTCGTGGTCAACGGGCACGGCGGGAACTACGTCCTGGGCAATGTCGTCCAGGAGTCCTCCGCGCGTGGTGAGCGGATGGCGCTCTTCCCGGCCCCGGAGGACTGGGAGGCGGCGCGGGAGCGGGCCGGTGTCGCGACCTCGCTACTGACCGACATGCACGCGGGGGAAATCGAGACCTCCATCCTTCTGCACGCCCATCCCGAATTGGTCCGACCCGGTTATGAGTCCGCCGATTTCGTCGCGGACGACCGCCGTCATCTACTCACCGCCGGAATGTCCGCCTATACCGATTCGGGCGTCATTGGCCGTCCTTCCCTGGGATCCGCGGAAAAGGGGAAGGAACTGCTGGCGAGCCTCGCCGATTCCTTCGAGTCGTATTTCTCGCTGCTCACTTCGACGCCCGAGCAGTGA
- the ribA gene encoding GTP cyclohydrolase II, translating to MTDKIGVLGKKSPQRTGVERVVNAPLPTVYGNFQAVGYLDHDRGDEQVALVYGDIATDGVLTRLHSECLTGDAFGSQHCECGDQLDSALRAVVAEGSGVVVYLRGHEGRGIGLLAKLRAMALQAEGLDTVEANLALGLPVDARDYGVAAGILRDLGVNSVRLMSNNPRKREALLRHGIQVAEQVPLLIQPCESNITYLRTKRERLDHHLPHLDAVAHLS from the coding sequence ATGACAGATAAAATTGGCGTGCTCGGCAAGAAGTCGCCACAGCGCACCGGCGTGGAGCGCGTGGTGAATGCCCCGCTGCCCACCGTGTACGGGAATTTCCAGGCGGTCGGCTACCTCGACCACGATCGCGGTGACGAGCAAGTCGCCCTGGTCTACGGTGACATCGCCACGGACGGCGTCCTGACCCGGCTGCATTCCGAGTGCCTGACCGGCGACGCCTTCGGATCCCAGCACTGCGAGTGCGGCGACCAGCTCGACTCCGCACTGCGCGCCGTGGTCGCCGAAGGCAGCGGTGTCGTCGTCTACCTCAGAGGGCACGAGGGGCGGGGCATCGGCCTGCTCGCCAAGCTGCGGGCGATGGCCCTGCAGGCGGAGGGTCTGGACACGGTCGAGGCGAACCTGGCGCTCGGCCTGCCGGTGGACGCCCGCGACTACGGCGTCGCCGCGGGGATCCTGCGTGACCTGGGCGTGAACTCCGTACGCCTGATGTCCAACAACCCGCGCAAGCGCGAGGCGTTGCTGCGGCACGGCATCCAGGTCGCCGAGCAGGTGCCGCTGCTGATACAGCCGTGCGAGAGCAACATCACCTATCTGCGCACGAAGCGGGAGCGGTTGGACCACCACCTGCCCCATCTGGACGCGGTGGCACACCTGTCCTGA
- a CDS encoding saccharopine dehydrogenase, which yields MTELHLWLRHEARTTERRTPIVPSDARRLVDSGVTLTVEESPQRIFPIEEYEAAGCRVAPAGSWVSAPADAVVLGLKELPDEPAQLQHRHIFFGHAFKRQPGAAELLGRFAAGGGALFDLEYLVDDSGRRLAAFGFWAGYLGAALAVLQHRGRLVAPLTPTVQEELDELLRPAAGDEEFTALVIGALGRSGRGARLAFHTAGLEPTCWDLAETRDLDRRALLDHDVMVNAVLAITPVPPFLREEDLDDPAGRLRTLCDVTCDVGSPLNVLPVYDRTTDWDEPARRLRKEPPLDLIAIDNLPSLLPLESSTGFSVSLLPQLLEFGVGGPWGRCLDRFHRACRELGIVEGESRHD from the coding sequence ATGACCGAGCTTCATTTGTGGCTGCGCCATGAGGCCCGTACCACCGAGCGGCGCACCCCGATCGTGCCGTCCGACGCCCGGCGGCTCGTCGACAGCGGAGTGACACTCACCGTCGAGGAGTCCCCGCAGCGGATCTTCCCGATCGAGGAGTACGAGGCGGCCGGCTGCCGGGTAGCTCCGGCGGGCTCCTGGGTGTCGGCGCCGGCCGACGCCGTCGTCCTCGGACTGAAGGAACTCCCCGACGAGCCGGCCCAGTTGCAACACCGGCACATCTTCTTCGGGCACGCCTTCAAGCGGCAGCCGGGAGCGGCCGAGCTGCTCGGGCGGTTCGCCGCCGGGGGAGGGGCGCTGTTCGACCTCGAGTACCTCGTGGACGATTCCGGGCGCAGGCTCGCCGCTTTCGGTTTCTGGGCGGGGTATCTGGGCGCCGCTCTGGCCGTGCTCCAGCACCGGGGCAGGCTCGTCGCGCCGCTGACGCCCACGGTTCAGGAGGAGCTGGACGAGCTTCTCCGACCGGCCGCCGGGGACGAGGAGTTCACGGCGCTGGTGATCGGCGCCCTGGGCCGCAGCGGCCGGGGTGCGCGCCTGGCCTTCCACACCGCCGGCCTCGAGCCGACGTGCTGGGACCTCGCCGAGACCCGCGACCTGGACCGTCGGGCCCTGCTGGACCACGACGTGATGGTGAACGCGGTGCTCGCCATCACCCCGGTCCCGCCCTTCCTCCGGGAGGAGGACCTCGACGACCCGGCCGGCCGGCTGCGCACCCTGTGCGACGTCACCTGCGACGTCGGCTCGCCCCTGAACGTGCTGCCCGTCTACGACCGCACCACCGACTGGGACGAGCCGGCGAGGCGCCTGCGCAAGGAGCCCCCGCTGGACCTCATCGCCATCGACAACCTGCCGTCCCTGCTGCCCCTGGAGTCCAGCACCGGTTTCTCGGTATCGCTGCTGCCCCAGCTGCTGGAGTTCGGTGTCGGCGGGCCGTGGGGGCGCTGTCTCGACCGGTTCCATCGGGCCTGCCGTGAACTCGGCATCGTGGAAGGGGAGTCCCGCCATGACTGA
- a CDS encoding saccharopine dehydrogenase family protein, translating to MTDLVPASGTVHWIGAGLSTGSGLARLCETAGRVRLWHRTEERAAEALDRLDLAGRAEPRAYTLDALTAELAPGDVVVSMLPAPEHAAILAACLRKKAHFACSSYVSDAVLEQVPVAVKAGIVVLTEAGLDPGIDHLFAHSLVARAREAIGDGTAASYGLTSYCGGVPAVPNAFRYRFSWAPAGVLNALRSPARYLEDGRETTADRPWEATRRHVVEGEVFEVYPNRDSVPFVAQYGLPPAWGARTFVRGTLRLEGWLRAWEDVFAELRTGDDARIAALAEELAAKYPTTDADRDRVVLAVSLDVRDGAGKEWSGGYLLDLVGDEEESAMARCVSRTLALGVRHVLEGSLPPGLNRAAETAARSEEWLGELARERVHFTLRVDQ from the coding sequence ATGACTGACCTGGTTCCCGCGAGTGGCACCGTGCACTGGATCGGCGCCGGACTGTCCACCGGCAGCGGTCTGGCCCGGCTGTGCGAGACGGCCGGGCGGGTACGGCTGTGGCACCGCACCGAGGAACGCGCCGCCGAGGCCCTCGACCGGCTGGACCTGGCCGGACGCGCCGAGCCCCGCGCGTACACGCTCGACGCGCTGACGGCCGAACTGGCGCCCGGGGACGTGGTCGTGTCGATGCTGCCCGCCCCGGAGCACGCCGCGATCCTCGCCGCCTGCCTGCGGAAGAAGGCGCACTTCGCCTGCTCCAGCTATGTGTCGGACGCGGTATTGGAGCAGGTGCCCGTGGCCGTGAAGGCCGGCATCGTCGTCCTCACCGAGGCCGGCCTCGACCCGGGCATCGACCACCTCTTCGCCCACAGCCTCGTCGCCCGCGCCCGGGAGGCGATCGGCGACGGTACGGCGGCCTCGTACGGCCTCACCTCCTACTGCGGCGGCGTCCCCGCCGTACCCAACGCCTTCAGGTACCGCTTCAGCTGGGCACCCGCCGGAGTCCTGAACGCCCTGCGCTCGCCCGCCCGTTACCTCGAGGACGGCCGCGAGACCACCGCCGACCGGCCCTGGGAGGCGACCCGGCGGCACGTCGTCGAAGGCGAGGTCTTCGAGGTCTACCCCAACCGCGACAGCGTGCCCTTCGTCGCGCAGTACGGCCTGCCGCCCGCCTGGGGGGCGCGGACCTTCGTGCGCGGCACCCTGCGTCTGGAGGGCTGGCTGCGGGCCTGGGAGGACGTCTTCGCGGAGCTGCGCACCGGCGACGACGCCCGGATCGCCGCGCTGGCGGAGGAACTGGCGGCGAAGTACCCCACCACGGACGCCGACCGCGACCGGGTCGTCCTCGCCGTGTCGCTGGACGTGCGCGACGGGGCGGGGAAGGAGTGGTCGGGCGGCTACCTCCTGGACCTGGTGGGCGACGAGGAGGAGAGCGCGATGGCCCGCTGTGTCTCCCGCACGCTCGCACTCGGCGTCCGGCACGTCCTGGAGGGCTCGCTGCCGCCGGGCCTGAACCGCGCCGCCGAGACCGCGGCCCGGTCCGAGGAGTGGCTCGGCGAACTCGCCCGCGAGAGAGTCCACTTCACGCTCCGGGTCGATCAGTAG